The nucleotide sequence AAGAATACAGACGTAACTTTTTACATGATGTTCGTTATTCTGCAGAGAGTGGCAGTTGACGGTGGACACCATCGTGGACACCGTCGCAGTGACCACGCAGCGGCCTGACGCGGTTCCGTGTCGGAATCATCATGGCAGGCGGTCCTGTCGGATCACGCTGTGCCCTGGGACGAGGCATTTGAAGATGCGTCTGGATCTCTGGTGAATGCCAAAGTAGATTTGGCTGCCAAGACTCTGCAGGGCTCCTCAAGGAGCTTGGGATTAGAAGACTGCAGAGGAACATTGCTGGTGCTACTGAAAGAGCAAACCAAGATGGCTTTTGGACACAAGCTGCCTAACCTGTCCCCTTGCTTAAAAGTcccctgaaatgaaaatgtgactttgtgagatgattgaacattaatggcagttggtgtaaagagtgttttggtcattctgcttcaccgttcagagagcagcagctcagaatctggaatttgtccccttatgacatcataaggggaaaggtttccTCCCAGaaaatttcccgcccctcccctaaaacattatatcaaccgaccgtcatggcttccaaacgtaaaaatgagcacaaatgtatgtttttttgttccatcaTGCGACGCTCTGAAGAACcggtgggttcattttattttttaggggaaaacggcgacacgacttcctgtctgtaccaaacattgtggttgatgaATAGTGTTGATGGCGTAatttcaacttctattggccgctctcctccttgtcccacctctctcctcctcattagcatttaaagctacagacggtgaaacggcgcatcctggaaAATctgattgtgggactggatcaaagtggcttaaattctgcaccaagagacttcagatacagaattaggggatcaacaagaccgacataaaagcaaaaatagcCTTTAAGGAGGACGATATTTCGTCTGACTGTGTACATGGATGTATATGGATGGGAAGACTACTTGCCACCCCTTGCTGTCTTGCCCTTTTAAGGGTGCATGTTGATGAAAGACaacacatatattatttttaccacTAGACTCGTCATATTTTGTGCAGCGGTGTAATTCCCCGCCTTCGCCGCTAGGTGGGGGTGTGGGGCGCCGTGAGgccggatccggaccggagaagaagcagcagcggGCGGATGCAGGAAGCGGTCATGGCCGCGGCGCTTTTCGCAGGACTCCGCGAACAGTCGGCGCCGAGACCCCCGCGCGTTTCTCCCGCTTGTAAACGCGTCGTCGCGCCGTGAACCGAGCGGGGAGCCGCGCCACGCGTGTCGGCTCCGGCCGGGGGGGTTTTGGCGGCCGAGCTCGGCCGAGTCGAGCTGCTCTTCTCCGCGGGAGTGACGCGCACAGCGCTGCCGAATTGTGCCCCACCGAGGAAAAACACAGGAGCTCCCTCCGGAGATGGATGCATATATTCCCCCCGACATCCATGTCGACATCTTTTATTCGTGAAAGCTTAATGAACATAATGAACGCTGGTTGAttactgcataaaaaaatgcattttgagaAATTTGATTCAATAGAGCAGTATTTTCGCTTTGGGACGTATCCCAAGGACACGATAAAGCAGCAAGACAGGACATAAGAAGATTCAGCAAGAAGTTTTCGTGGAAAGGTATTCTTTTATCTCCCGTTTCGCCCTGTCGTGTCTTGTCCCTTGTCACATCTTGTTTATCCTGACGTAGATGGCCACCTCTGGTATAAAGATGGCCGTCGGCATCGCAAGGTGCTCCGGAGCGAGGACGACGTGCGCTCGGTCCTCACCCAGTACCACGACGACCAGAACCACATGGGCAGGAAACCGGTGCATCAAGGCCGTGTCCAAGCTGTTCTACTGGGGCAAGCGTGACCAAGGACTTCGAGGCGTGGATCAGCAAGTGCCAGACGTGCAGCCAGACGCGGCCGCCGATGCTGCCCCGATATTACTGCATCGCGCACGGATGCGGGATCTCCCAGGGGCCGTACGTAGAGGAGAAGGGCATCACCTTCCACAGGTGGAGCCAGAAGCAGGATCGCTGTCCGAGCCACGCCCCCGCGCTGGCGGTCCCGCTTTCAGCACGTTCCCATGTCCCCTCCTGCAGGTTCCCGTTTGACGACCCCGAGCGGCTGCAGCTCTGGCTCAGCAACGCGAAGCGGGACCGCTGGTCCATCACGTCCAGGTCCGTCCTGTGCTCCAAGCACTTCGCAGACGACTGCTTCGATGGGTCCGGGGAGACGGTGACGCTCAGGCAAGATGCCGTCCCCACCGTCGACATTTCCCCGGTCGCTCCGGAGGTAAAGACGGTAAAAAACACCGCTCGGCGGTGGAAGTTGTGTAGCGTGGCTCTAATTTCACCAATTTTTGTGCCTGAGCAGGTGACTCAAACAGTAGATGATTCTTTCATGGAATTAGAAGAGCCGCACCTGAATCTAGTGGAGGACACGCCGCACCTGGAGCACCCGTTATGCCGTAGGAAAGGAGGACCTGAAGATAAAGGACCCTCAAGGAGCGGACGGCCAACAACGTTTTCTGATTCCTTTTCCAGGTATCTTCTCACGTTTTTGCTGCTTTGAAAATAGATCCGTTTCCGGCTCGAATTGTTCGATGTTCCGTGCTGTTGTGCCGTCCTCAAGGTTGCACTTCAAGAAATTCGACGCCTTAGAAAAATATCTGCGATTTGGAACGTACGCGAACGGCCAGAAGAAATCCGTAAGACAAGAAATTAGACGGTACAGCAAGAAGTTTTCCTGGAAAGGTAATGGGTTTCCTGTGTTGTGCCGTGTCCCGCTCGGCTCGCTGTAAccgcgctcctcctcctccgccatCTTCCCAGACGGAGTTCTGTACTACTGCCGAGGCACCAAACACCGGAGGGTGCTCCGGAACCAGGAGGAGGTGAACACGGTGCTGAAGGAGTTCCACGACAACCGCGGCCACTACGGCCTGAAGAAGTGCCTGGCGCCCATCGCCGACGTGTACTAACTGGGGCTCCATAACCAAGGACGTGCAGCAGTGGATCGGCAACTGCCAGTTCTGCCTGACCATGGACGCGTCCACGCAGAAGTACCGCTGCTCCGGCTTCAACTGCAAGAACGTCAACGGGGCCCGTGGAGAGGAGCCTGGGCCTGACCTTCCACCGGTACGCCGCTGTCCGCAGTATACGAACGTTCTGGAAGTCCCGAGAGCCTAAAATGTCTCTGGCCGCCCTTCCCAATAAAGCCAAATTTCCAAATTCCCCCTTTTTATTGTTCAGTGCAGATTAAAAGagtaataaaagaataaatggtTCCTACAGTCATATAAACCAGGAAAAGTCAAGTTTCCGAATACAAAATAAgcaaagttctggaaaagttcGTGAAacctgattgacacatgaattgTATACTGAACGGAACCTGGTGGCTATGAAGCTCCTCCTCAACACTAACAGGGGACGTGAGAAGTGAAGCAGCGAAGGGACTCGAACTCACGCAGACTTGCTGCTCACGCAGGTTCCCACTGGAGGACCCGGACCGGCTGGACGAGTGGATCAGGAACATGCAGCGGGGAGGCCTGGTTTCCCGCAGCCCAGGTCCGTGGTCTGCTCCATCCACTTCACCGAGGACTGCTTCGAGGAGGCGAACGAGAGGCAGCTGAAGGCCCACGCCGTGCCCACCCTGCTGCTCTACCACCCGGTCAGCCAGGTACGCCGACCGCCATCTTATCCAGAGAAAACGCCCTTAAAAATGGCTTTACTAGGATCTGTAGATACCGTTCGAATAACAGCTCAGGACTCAGACCCCCTTTTTTTATATGGAAAGTGTATGTaagaattcaaattttattggcacgtacacagtcatacatgatatgcagtgaaatgcaagAACTCTacagttttaattattttctaaagaggGAAGCTTCTTATCTTGCATGTGAAGATCTTCAGTGACTTCTGCTGTTCTAGTGGAAGTTGATTCCATACCATGTTATAtcctgtacaggccaaaagtcaggacaccttctcattcaacgtgttttctttatcttcatgaccatttacgttggtagattctcactgaaggcatcaaaactacgaaatgaacacatgtggagttctgtacttaacaaaaaaaggtgaaataagtgaaaacatgtttatattctagttctttgctctgattactgctttgcacactcttggcattctctcgatgagcttcaagaggtcgtcactgAAATgctctccaacagtcttgaaggagttccccaGAGGtgttagcacttgttggtccagctcaccccaaaccatctggattgggttcaggtccggtgactgtggaggccagatctccactttttgttaagtccataactcccatgtgttcattcatagttttgatgccttcagtgagaatctaccaacgtaaatggtcatgaagataaagaaaacacgttgaatgagaaggtgtccagacttttgacctgtaGTGTACGTCTGTGTACGGTTTGCTCCTCCAGACAGCAGACAGCGGTCACTCAGAACCCTGCCTGAACAGCTCAGACGCCGCCCAGCACACGTTCTTCTCCAAGTACGACGCGGTGGACAAGTACCTGCGCTCCAGGGTCTACCCCCAGGCCTCAATGCGGTGGAGAAGAACACGCTGCGCAGGCTCTGTAAAAGATTCGCGCTGCACGGTGGGTGGGGTCGAATTCATGGACACTCTGCAGCGTTCTTCACGTTTGACTTTTCACATCTGCGTTCTCCTCAGGGGACGTCCTCTACCACATTGCCCCCCGCGGCCAGCGGAAAGTTGTGCGTAGCAAAGAGGAAGTCCACTCCACGCTGACCACCTACCACGATGAAATGAGTCACCTGGACTTTTCAAAGTGCTACAAGCTCATATCCAAGCACTTCTTCTGGGGCTCCATGAAAGTAGATGTCATGCAGTGGATCCAGATGTGTAAAGAGTGCTCTGGTGCCACGGCTTCGACAACGCATGGTGCCATCAGGATGGACTCCCGCTCTGAGCTTTTAGATGACCGTTACCAAGACCAGGAGCATTTAAGGTGCGTGAGCTCTTCATGCTCagagatatttttattgatcaATGAAACCAAACATTGAAAACACTTACAATATAGACGTATCTTCTTTAAACTTATATATGTTGGAAGCACTGAACATAAACGGCTATTTAGTTTTACTATTAAAACAcacccaaataaaataaataagcaataGAACTATGAAAGAGaagatattaataaaacataaataaataaaagcgaaaaataaaaaattggtcCTGTCCACTTTACTCCCAATCAAAGGGTGGGTGTGGCCTAATTAGGAGGCTGAATGTCCTTATAATTTTGTAGGAAagggtttcatttcattttatgaaatttcTTACTTGATTCATTGAGGGAGTaacaaatttttttaaagcGC is from Denticeps clupeoides unplaced genomic scaffold, fDenClu1.1, whole genome shotgun sequence and encodes:
- the LOC114776984 gene encoding uncharacterized protein LOC114776984, which translates into the protein MDASTQKYRCSGFNCKNVNGARGEEPGPDLPPVPTGGPGPAGRVDQEHAAGRPGFPQPRSVVCSIHFTEDCFEEANERQLKAHAVPTLLLYHPVSQGLPPGLNAVEKNTLRRLCKRFALHGDVLYHIAPRGQRKVVRSKEEVHSTLTTYHDEMSHLDFSKCYKLISKHFFWGSMKVDVMQWIQMCKECSGATASTTHGAIRMDSRSELLDDRYQDQEHLSLSDEDTSSETVHVQSFVDQVIQHCLNSTGSEIPDPMDGRQSNKHRNDSRGLSLLGASKSSQTVEEDVLVDWKSKPLRARAVVQQCEHAILQDRDDIDWVQINVGMVVYVCFFKGATEAIIPKMGECISFF
- the LOC114776983 gene encoding uncharacterized protein LOC114776983, translated to MLPRYYCIAHGCGISQGPYVEEKGITFHRFPFDDPERLQLWLSNAKRDRWSITSRSVLCSKHFADDCFDGSGETVTLRQDAVPTVDISPVAPEVTQTVDDSFMELEEPHLNLVEDTPHLEHPLCRRKGGPEDKGPSRSGRPTTFSDSFSRLHFKKFDALEKYLRFGTYANGQKKSVRQEIRRYSKKFSWKDGVLYYCRGTKHRRVLRNQEEVNTVLKEFHDNRGHYGLKKCLAPIADVY